In one window of Candidatus Abawacabacteria bacterium DNA:
- a CDS encoding DUF4115 domain-containing protein, translated as MNLDSQFIGDYLHTRRTQFGITLAEIERDTGIRPEYINALEQRDFDRLPADIYLLPIVKSYARYLGANERSVVQQLKTEKEYFSKHHSLIASEEKQILSHAHPVTGKRMFLGLAAATLGLVVFYITQQFFNVSSPPNLIIFEPANGVSINNPNILVKGRTSNGSKIELNGKTVSTDGEGNFNVPINLNNGENHIAIVATSNNGQKIGESLLVYATLPDTTAVLPDHLAKDSLTMEITAHDTTWISIKADGESLQKTLKAGDKEAINGKDIDLIAGNAGGIAVALNGGNPILLGEKGQVIRKHFSWNDLNIGYLTSPNLK; from the coding sequence ATGAATTTAGATTCTCAATTTATTGGCGATTATTTACACACTAGAAGAACGCAGTTCGGTATTACTTTGGCTGAGATTGAAAGGGATACTGGTATTCGACCAGAATATATTAATGCCTTGGAGCAAAGAGATTTTGACCGGTTACCTGCTGATATTTATTTGTTACCAATAGTCAAGAGTTATGCTCGTTACCTTGGGGCCAATGAAAGAAGCGTGGTACAACAACTTAAAACTGAAAAAGAGTACTTCTCAAAGCATCATTCATTAATTGCATCGGAAGAAAAACAAATTCTATCTCATGCCCACCCAGTTACAGGCAAGAGAATGTTCTTGGGTTTAGCCGCAGCTACCCTCGGTTTGGTAGTATTTTATATTACTCAACAATTTTTCAATGTTTCATCTCCTCCCAATTTAATCATATTTGAACCAGCCAATGGAGTGAGTATCAACAATCCCAACATTTTGGTGAAAGGAAGAACTAGTAATGGTAGCAAGATTGAATTAAACGGCAAAACTGTCAGTACTGATGGTGAAGGCAATTTTAATGTACCGATCAACTTAAATAATGGTGAAAATCATATTGCTATTGTAGCCACCAGTAATAATGGTCAGAAAATTGGTGAAAGTCTCTTAGTATACGCAACCTTACCTGATACCACTGCCGTATTACCAGATCATTTAGCTAAAGATAGCTTAACCATGGAAATCACAGCTCATGATACAACCTGGATTAGTATCAAAGCAGATGGTGAAAGTTTACAAAAAACACTAAAAGCTGGTGACAAAGAAGCAATTAACGGCAAAGATATTGATTTAATTGCCGGCAATGCCGGCGGTATTGCTGTTGCTTTGAATGGCGGTAATCCTATTTTATTGGGCGAAAAGGGCCAAGTAATACGAAAACATTTCAGCTGGAACGATCTCAATATTGGTTACCTTACTTCTCCAAATCTGAAGTAA